One Desulfobulbus oligotrophicus DNA segment encodes these proteins:
- a CDS encoding PHP domain-containing protein, whose amino-acid sequence MCVDLHIHSIYSDGSHTPEELITLAVRNRLQGLALTDHDTVEGVEEITRLGSEAGIITVTGVEISTNMYQRAVHILGYGIDITDPRLKSWLQPLQEGRKQRNTIILQKLRDLGIVIHDEEVQRVSGGGLVGRPHIARLLIEKKVVDSFDAAFKRYLGRNRPAWEDRFSYSPAASIDMIHQMGGIAVLAHPGHLDPEMRLQSSLIRELVQYGLDGVEFYYPTHTKKMRKKLKTIAADHGLLLTGGSDFHGSTRPTHPLAGGREGFCPPLTMFETLLAHLHQSPQPSLSC is encoded by the coding sequence ATGTGCGTCGATCTTCATATCCATTCCATTTATTCAGACGGAAGCCACACTCCGGAAGAACTGATAACCTTAGCTGTGCGCAACAGGTTGCAGGGACTGGCTCTGACAGATCATGACACCGTTGAAGGAGTGGAAGAGATCACTCGATTAGGATCTGAGGCCGGCATCATCACTGTTACAGGGGTGGAAATCAGTACCAACATGTATCAACGGGCAGTCCATATTCTCGGCTATGGTATTGATATCACTGATCCCAGGCTGAAAAGCTGGCTACAGCCCCTGCAGGAGGGACGAAAGCAACGCAACACCATTATCCTTCAAAAACTGCGTGATCTCGGTATTGTGATTCACGATGAAGAAGTACAGCGTGTTTCCGGCGGCGGTCTGGTCGGTCGCCCCCATATTGCTCGTCTTCTTATCGAAAAGAAGGTTGTGGACAGCTTTGATGCAGCCTTCAAAAGATATCTGGGTCGCAACCGGCCGGCCTGGGAGGACCGCTTCAGCTACTCCCCTGCCGCCAGCATTGATATGATTCACCAGATGGGCGGTATCGCGGTGCTGGCACATCCCGGTCACCTGGACCCGGAAATGCGATTACAGTCATCACTTATCAGAGAGTTGGTGCAGTACGGTCTTGACGGTGTTGAGTTCTATTATCCGACGCACACCAAAAAGATGAGGAAAAAGCTCAAGACCATTGCCGCTGACCATGGACTGCTGCTTACCGGGGGAAGTGACTTTCATGGCTCCACAAGGCCGACGCATCCCCTTGCCGGTGGCAGGGAGGGGTTTTGCCCTCCCCTGACCATGTTCGAAACACTGCTGGCCCATCTGCATCAAAGCCCTCAGCCATCTCTTTCCTGTTAA
- a CDS encoding nitric oxide reductase activation protein NorD, giving the protein MDLESLKTKFYQLVAPSLPNEWDVEAALEPLLDYEAEYLDGIFSQVPAIWPVSHSLCFAYLNAAGPALSCLAVEELSLWVHSLLDRYETGGLREARLFMADVEQQYACRLRGEGGVRLLDVRSRLQPYVNGLAGKEMPLVAADEVGTDSESIFLPNTIGVLQTHEHNFFLYKLIVSFQWASLSSGMYTAPQWLEVTRKSAHPLDRFFSGFSEPEKARSLYHIFETARVLNFLRHELPGLMREAGVILPLLPLTGDDSSQLNLLDWLQRGLLRGQWPVSSSSPLLARAVALMQRYQEEEVDNLVSLEAVRELMPLVPATEVFTGTSPLLFQGIMRLQEMRNLGAKEQTDKELRLMMTMKAQLPPKVNKTTQPHLEPGNTAGQEAADTALVIDTDSAWEQLPPFLHSLAQRIDNSESQPSEQAADQESSGKSGVVEQASSASGVGKSGQLFSRLSRGPADAKTEEKTVEPAVYDEWDYRRKGFRKNWCVVTEKELAPVHNTFIEQTLKKYRGQIRRLRYQFELLQTSERFIRRQRDGDDIDFDALVESLADVRAGHPPSDRLFIRLARDQRDIAASFLVDMSNSTAGWVGQSIKEALVLICEAMEVLNDRYAIYGFSGMRRLRCEIFPIKRLEERYSQTVRQRISAIGPREYTRMAPAIRHVSSLFAKVEAKVRLLIVLSDGKPEDYDDYKGEYAIEDTRHALLEAKAMGIHPFCITIDRQAHEYMAHMYGEVNYIFIDKINQLPSRMSEIYRTLTS; this is encoded by the coding sequence ATGGACCTGGAAAGTCTGAAAACAAAATTTTATCAGCTTGTGGCCCCCAGTCTGCCCAATGAATGGGATGTTGAGGCTGCTCTGGAACCGTTACTGGACTATGAAGCCGAGTATCTGGACGGCATCTTTTCCCAGGTGCCGGCGATCTGGCCGGTCTCCCATTCGCTTTGCTTTGCTTATCTCAATGCCGCCGGTCCTGCTCTTAGTTGCCTTGCTGTTGAAGAACTCTCCCTTTGGGTGCACAGCCTTTTGGATCGCTATGAGACCGGGGGGTTGCGTGAGGCACGACTGTTCATGGCGGATGTGGAACAGCAGTATGCATGCCGGCTTCGCGGGGAGGGCGGCGTGCGGCTGCTCGATGTTCGTTCTCGACTGCAGCCTTATGTCAATGGTCTTGCCGGCAAAGAGATGCCCCTGGTTGCCGCTGACGAGGTCGGGACTGACTCGGAATCCATCTTTCTGCCCAATACGATTGGAGTGTTGCAGACCCATGAGCACAATTTTTTTCTTTATAAACTGATTGTCTCTTTTCAGTGGGCTTCTCTCAGCAGCGGGATGTACACCGCACCACAGTGGCTGGAGGTAACCCGGAAGAGCGCTCATCCATTGGATCGCTTCTTTTCTGGATTCTCAGAACCGGAAAAAGCTCGCAGCCTCTACCATATTTTTGAAACAGCACGAGTACTCAACTTTTTGCGTCACGAGCTACCGGGGCTGATGCGGGAAGCCGGGGTTATTCTGCCGTTGCTGCCACTGACCGGTGATGATTCGTCACAGCTGAATCTGCTTGATTGGCTGCAGCGAGGCCTGTTGCGGGGCCAGTGGCCGGTATCGTCTTCTTCACCGCTGCTTGCTCGGGCTGTTGCCCTGATGCAGCGATATCAAGAAGAGGAGGTGGATAACCTGGTCAGCTTGGAAGCGGTACGTGAGCTGATGCCTCTTGTTCCGGCAACTGAAGTGTTTACCGGCACCAGCCCTCTTCTCTTTCAAGGGATTATGCGCTTGCAGGAGATGCGTAACCTGGGCGCAAAAGAGCAGACTGATAAGGAGTTGCGCCTCATGATGACCATGAAAGCCCAGCTCCCGCCAAAGGTGAACAAGACGACCCAACCGCATCTCGAACCCGGGAATACCGCCGGACAGGAGGCTGCGGATACGGCCCTGGTCATTGACACGGACAGTGCATGGGAACAGTTACCGCCTTTCCTGCATTCCCTGGCGCAGCGGATTGATAACAGCGAGTCACAGCCGTCTGAACAGGCAGCTGATCAGGAATCTTCCGGCAAAAGCGGGGTGGTTGAGCAGGCGAGCAGTGCCTCGGGGGTTGGAAAATCAGGACAGCTCTTCTCTCGTCTGTCCCGTGGTCCTGCTGATGCAAAAACAGAGGAGAAGACTGTTGAACCGGCTGTGTATGATGAATGGGATTACCGGCGGAAAGGTTTTCGGAAAAACTGGTGCGTTGTCACGGAGAAGGAACTGGCGCCCGTCCACAATACGTTTATCGAGCAGACCCTGAAAAAGTATCGGGGACAGATCCGTCGACTGCGGTATCAGTTTGAACTGCTGCAAACCAGCGAACGGTTTATACGAAGACAGCGCGACGGTGATGATATTGACTTTGATGCCCTGGTGGAATCGCTGGCCGATGTCCGCGCCGGCCATCCGCCGTCAGACCGTCTGTTTATCCGGCTGGCCCGTGATCAGCGTGATATTGCCGCCTCTTTTCTGGTGGATATGTCCAACTCCACAGCCGGCTGGGTCGGGCAATCGATTAAGGAGGCCCTGGTTCTTATCTGTGAGGCTATGGAGGTCTTGAACGATCGGTACGCTATTTACGGTTTCTCCGGGATGCGACGATTACGCTGTGAGATTTTTCCGATAAAACGACTGGAAGAACGCTATTCCCAGACAGTCCGACAGCGAATCAGTGCCATCGGTCCGCGTGAGTACACCCGCATGGCACCGGCTATCCGTCATGTCAGTTCATTGTTTGCCAAGGTTGAGGCCAAGGTACGACTGCTGATAGTCCTTTCCGATGGCAAGCCCGAGGACTATGATGACTATAAGGGTGAGTATGCCATTGAAGATACCCGCCACGCGCTGCTGGAGGCGAAAGCCATGGGGATCCATCCCTTTTGTATCACCATTGATCGCCAGGCCCATGAGTACATGGCCCATATGTATGGTGAGGTGAACTACATCTTCATCGACAAGATCAATCAGCTGCCTTCCCGGATGTCGGAGATCTATCGGACCCTTACCAGCTGA
- a CDS encoding CbbQ/NirQ/NorQ/GpvN family protein, whose amino-acid sequence MPTPRMNLDAYQIDTEPFYLSTGQEIAIAEAAYHDGTPLLLKGPTGCGKTRFMQYLAWRLQRPLVTVSCHDDLSTSDLVGRYLIRSGEAVWTDGPLTMAVRAGAICYLDEIVEARKDTTVVIHPLADDRRQLPIEKRGELLTAPPEFMLAISYNPGYQSVLKDLKTSTRQRFVALSFDYPEPDKEVEIVCREGGLAPEMAKSLVKLAVMTRGLKDSGLVEGASTRLLILAGQLIGRGIEVKTACRAAISEALTDDRELLAALDEMVSSLF is encoded by the coding sequence ATGCCAACACCTCGTATGAATCTTGATGCCTATCAGATAGACACCGAACCGTTTTATTTATCCACCGGGCAAGAAATCGCTATAGCTGAGGCAGCCTACCATGACGGTACACCACTGTTACTGAAAGGGCCGACAGGATGCGGAAAAACCCGGTTTATGCAGTATCTGGCCTGGCGTTTGCAACGTCCGCTGGTGACGGTATCGTGCCATGACGATCTTTCCACCTCTGATCTGGTCGGCCGTTACCTGATCCGCTCAGGTGAGGCGGTGTGGACAGATGGTCCTCTGACCATGGCTGTTCGAGCCGGAGCTATCTGCTACCTGGACGAGATCGTTGAGGCCCGGAAAGACACCACCGTTGTTATCCATCCTCTAGCTGATGATCGTCGGCAGCTGCCCATTGAAAAACGGGGAGAACTGTTAACAGCCCCTCCTGAGTTCATGCTCGCCATCTCCTACAATCCCGGGTATCAGAGTGTGCTCAAAGATCTGAAAACTTCCACCCGACAGCGCTTTGTTGCCCTGAGTTTCGACTATCCCGAACCTGACAAAGAGGTGGAGATTGTCTGCAGGGAGGGAGGATTAGCACCTGAGATGGCGAAGTCTCTGGTTAAGTTGGCGGTCATGACCAGAGGTCTGAAGGATTCGGGACTTGTTGAAGGTGCGTCGACGCGATTGCTGATCCTGGCCGGTCAGCTCATCGGTCGGGGCATAGAGGTCAAAACCGCCTGTCGTGCCGCGATCAGTGAAGCTCTCACAGATGATCGGGAATTACTTGCAGCACTTGATGAGATGGTCAGCTCTCTGTTCTGA
- a CDS encoding sigma-54-dependent transcriptional regulator → MHTILIVDDEPNYLIVLAELLKDEGYEVFSAESGLTALPIVYSTDLDLVLSDMKMPGMDGIELLAKIKEYNRELPVILITAYAEVEKAVEAMSLGAFTYLAKPFSNQQLLASVTKAIEHYGLIREIRRLRAEAVPRSGFGGMVGKSPSMRMVYQLIEKVAPTPSSVLITGESGTGKELVARAIHNLSPRCEAPFISVNCAALSEHLLESELFGHEKGAFTDAVVMRKGRFELADTGTLFLDEIGEMSSQLQAKLLRVLQEKSFERVGGSTTQNVDIRILAATNKDLKDEVDKGNFREDLYYRLNVIHIHLTPLRERVDDIPALVTHFLEKNSRNLDKELDISPEALRLLVSLPWEGNVRELENTIERAAILCSSNRIEPEDVQPDSTELSPSHDWSKGLELSQFIPEHLSLSEVLNGIEEKLVRTALEDNFYVQARAAEQLGITKSLLQYKMKKYSLQRRKR, encoded by the coding sequence ATGCACACCATTTTAATTGTCGACGACGAACCCAACTATCTGATTGTCCTTGCTGAACTCCTTAAAGACGAAGGCTATGAGGTTTTTTCAGCAGAAAGCGGTTTAACTGCTCTCCCCATTGTGTACAGCACTGATCTGGACCTGGTACTCTCTGATATGAAGATGCCCGGGATGGACGGCATTGAGTTGCTGGCGAAGATCAAAGAGTACAATAGAGAGTTGCCCGTTATTCTCATCACGGCCTATGCTGAGGTTGAAAAGGCGGTGGAGGCCATGAGCCTGGGCGCCTTTACCTATTTAGCCAAACCATTTTCCAACCAGCAACTGTTGGCCAGTGTTACCAAGGCCATTGAACATTACGGCCTGATCCGGGAAATCAGAAGACTTCGGGCAGAGGCCGTTCCGCGTTCAGGATTCGGCGGCATGGTCGGCAAGAGCCCTTCCATGCGAATGGTGTATCAGTTAATTGAAAAGGTCGCACCAACCCCCTCTTCTGTTCTGATCACCGGTGAGTCGGGAACAGGTAAAGAACTGGTTGCCCGCGCAATCCATAATCTGAGCCCCCGTTGTGAGGCTCCTTTCATCTCTGTCAACTGTGCAGCCCTGTCGGAACATCTTCTGGAAAGCGAGCTGTTCGGTCATGAAAAGGGCGCGTTCACCGATGCTGTGGTCATGCGCAAGGGACGCTTTGAACTCGCCGACACCGGCACTCTTTTTCTTGATGAGATCGGTGAGATGTCTTCACAGTTGCAGGCCAAACTCTTACGGGTTCTTCAGGAAAAAAGTTTCGAACGGGTGGGTGGCTCAACCACGCAGAATGTTGATATCCGCATCCTTGCCGCCACCAACAAAGACCTTAAAGACGAGGTGGATAAGGGAAATTTTCGTGAAGATCTCTACTATCGTCTCAATGTTATCCACATTCATCTGACCCCCCTGCGGGAACGGGTGGACGATATTCCCGCTCTGGTGACCCATTTTCTCGAAAAAAACAGCCGCAACTTGGACAAAGAACTCGATATCTCTCCAGAGGCACTGCGCCTGCTTGTCAGTCTGCCGTGGGAAGGTAATGTGCGTGAACTCGAAAACACCATTGAACGCGCCGCCATCCTGTGCAGCAGCAATCGAATTGAACCTGAGGATGTACAGCCCGACTCAACCGAACTGTCCCCTTCCCATGACTGGAGTAAGGGTCTGGAACTCAGTCAGTTCATTCCGGAGCATCTCAGCTTGTCGGAAGTGTTAAACGGGATAGAGGAAAAACTGGTGCGTACAGCACTGGAAGATAACTTCTATGTGCAGGCCCGGGCAGCGGAACAGCTGGGTATCACCAAAAGCCTCCTGCAGTACAAGATGAAGAAATACAGTCTGCAGCGACGTAAACGGTGA
- a CDS encoding tetratricopeptide repeat protein: protein MSEQRRLLKILVLLLMTAGLFTAAEGYGDDIAKKLKAQAYRAYYGKGEPVSYERALLLYQQAAERGDAEAQFIFGGMLYQGQGKEKPDRHNGFKWLLKAAEQGKVSPESLGIIGAMYLRGNAVPQNYFEAEKWLSKAAQNGNVTAQNDLAYLYYHGLGGVPDYQKALQLYERAAYQGDVVAQANTGLMYATGVGAERDRAKGYAWYSLAASRGNTTASINRNNLMMEMSWEELNRAQALSLELYRRVEHVAEPGSIAPTPEK from the coding sequence ATGTCTGAACAACGACGGTTGCTCAAGATACTTGTTCTGTTGCTGATGACGGCAGGTCTGTTCACAGCTGCGGAAGGGTATGGCGACGATATTGCCAAGAAGCTTAAAGCCCAGGCGTACCGTGCGTATTACGGGAAAGGGGAGCCGGTCAGTTATGAGCGGGCCCTGCTGTTGTATCAGCAGGCTGCGGAGCGAGGTGATGCCGAGGCGCAGTTTATTTTTGGCGGTATGTTGTATCAGGGGCAGGGCAAAGAGAAACCGGATAGACACAATGGCTTTAAATGGTTGTTGAAGGCGGCGGAGCAGGGCAAGGTGTCGCCTGAGTCATTGGGTATTATCGGGGCCATGTACCTGCGCGGTAACGCGGTTCCACAGAACTACTTTGAGGCCGAAAAATGGCTGAGCAAGGCTGCCCAGAACGGCAATGTGACAGCACAAAATGATCTGGCCTATCTGTACTATCACGGCCTGGGCGGTGTGCCTGACTATCAAAAGGCTTTGCAACTGTATGAACGGGCAGCCTATCAGGGAGATGTTGTGGCCCAGGCGAACACCGGTCTGATGTATGCCACCGGCGTCGGCGCTGAGAGGGACAGGGCTAAGGGATATGCCTGGTATTCACTGGCAGCCAGCCGGGGAAATACCACTGCCTCAATAAATCGAAACAATCTTATGATGGAGATGTCCTGGGAGGAACTCAACCGGGCCCAGGCCCTTTCCCTTGAACTGTATCGCCGGGTGGAACATGTTGCCGAACCCGGAAGTATAGCCCCGACACCAGAGAAGTAA
- the lpxC gene encoding UDP-3-O-acyl-N-acetylglucosamine deacetylase has product MSYQIEPHQHTIQRGVSCCGVGLHTGRTVNLTINPAPAHTGIQFLRSDLPDRPVIPARVEQVSQTTLATTIGKGAHAISTTEHLLAALRGCGVDNAVVELDSHEVPIMDGSAGPFIRLLKTAGLLRQRALRKVMRITRPIVYTEGSKSIRIDPYNGYKVTARIQFDDALINEQQYSIEVTPERFIKEIAKARTFGFVEQVEHLWQNGLALGSTLDNVIAIHWDRRSILNEDGLRFDDEFIRHKVLDIIGDMALLGSPLMGHVTADCSGHGLHHAFMQAIIGNPLAWEYVTFKKNGNSLLRQVVKTTQDSGNRFAPLFRPLGSNISPQPVCLI; this is encoded by the coding sequence ATGTCATATCAGATAGAGCCACATCAACATACCATTCAACGGGGTGTCAGCTGTTGTGGTGTTGGATTGCATACCGGCAGAACAGTCAACCTCACCATAAATCCGGCTCCGGCCCATACCGGTATCCAGTTCCTTCGTTCCGACCTGCCGGATCGGCCTGTTATTCCGGCCCGGGTTGAACAGGTGTCGCAGACAACACTGGCTACCACCATCGGAAAAGGGGCCCATGCCATATCCACAACAGAACACCTGCTGGCTGCTCTGCGCGGATGCGGGGTTGATAACGCTGTTGTTGAGCTTGATTCACACGAAGTGCCCATTATGGACGGCAGCGCCGGGCCGTTTATCCGGCTGTTGAAAACAGCAGGTCTGCTCCGCCAGCGGGCGTTGCGGAAGGTCATGCGCATCACCCGGCCGATCGTCTATACAGAGGGCAGCAAGTCAATCCGCATTGACCCGTATAACGGGTATAAAGTTACGGCCCGGATTCAGTTTGACGATGCCCTGATCAACGAACAGCAGTATTCCATTGAGGTCACCCCGGAGCGATTTATTAAAGAAATTGCCAAGGCGCGGACCTTCGGATTTGTCGAACAGGTCGAACATCTCTGGCAGAATGGTCTGGCGCTGGGAAGTACACTCGACAATGTCATTGCCATTCATTGGGATCGTCGTTCTATTCTCAATGAGGACGGATTGCGTTTTGATGACGAGTTTATCCGTCATAAGGTACTGGACATCATCGGCGACATGGCCTTGCTTGGTTCACCGCTCATGGGGCATGTAACTGCTGATTGTTCCGGTCATGGTTTGCATCATGCCTTCATGCAGGCAATCATCGGCAATCCACTTGCCTGGGAGTATGTGACGTTCAAAAAGAATGGCAATTCGCTGCTTCGCCAGGTTGTGAAGACAACGCAGGACTCCGGAAACCGGTTCGCTCCTCTTTTCAGGCCCCTTGGTTCAAACATCTCCCCTCAACCTGTTTGTCTGATATAA
- the dusB gene encoding tRNA dihydrouridine synthase DusB, translated as MTPSPARLPSLTIGSVQLSPGLLLAPLAGYTDLPFRLLCKENGASCCVSEMVSSHGLTFAQQNTRDLLQTIVTERPFAVQLFGNNAELMGRAAAIVSECPVDLIDINMGCPVRKVVKKGCGAALMKDLHLAESIIQSVCAQTSLPVTVKFRSGWTESTINAPEFAAMTEAAGAAAVIVHGRTWAQGFGGYADWEIIKKVKEAVTIPVIGNGDVHSCTDGLAMIQTTGCDGVMVGRAALGNPWLFSGSEKPATLAARLPLIKRYLQLAQQFLPVNRVLFRVKLQVVKFLTGLPGATRMRLAVIDCTNIEELTGFLDQLAEQ; from the coding sequence ATGACACCCTCTCCTGCCAGACTTCCATCCCTGACGATTGGTTCTGTTCAGCTTTCTCCCGGATTACTTCTGGCACCGCTGGCCGGATACACTGATCTTCCCTTTCGTCTACTCTGTAAAGAAAACGGGGCAAGCTGCTGTGTCTCTGAAATGGTCAGCAGTCATGGCCTGACGTTCGCACAGCAAAATACCCGCGATCTTCTTCAAACCATTGTCACCGAGCGCCCCTTTGCCGTCCAGCTGTTCGGCAACAACGCTGAGCTGATGGGTCGTGCAGCCGCCATTGTCTCCGAATGCCCCGTTGATCTGATCGATATCAATATGGGGTGTCCGGTACGAAAGGTTGTCAAAAAAGGATGCGGAGCAGCACTCATGAAGGATCTGCATCTGGCTGAAAGCATCATCCAGAGCGTTTGTGCCCAGACATCCCTGCCGGTAACAGTGAAGTTCCGCAGCGGGTGGACAGAGTCAACCATCAATGCGCCGGAGTTTGCCGCCATGACTGAAGCCGCTGGTGCGGCTGCCGTCATTGTCCATGGCCGGACCTGGGCACAGGGCTTTGGGGGATATGCTGATTGGGAGATTATTAAAAAAGTGAAGGAGGCTGTCACTATTCCCGTCATCGGTAACGGCGATGTGCACTCTTGTACAGACGGCCTTGCCATGATACAGACAACCGGATGTGATGGCGTCATGGTCGGTCGAGCCGCCCTTGGCAACCCCTGGCTGTTCTCCGGATCAGAAAAACCGGCCACACTGGCCGCCCGCCTCCCTCTGATCAAACGTTATCTGCAGTTGGCACAACAGTTCCTTCCTGTGAACAGAGTCCTGTTCAGGGTGAAGCTGCAGGTTGTCAAATTTCTTACCGGATTACCCGGAGCTACCCGTATGCGCCTTGCAGTGATTGATTGTACAAATATTGAAGAGCTGACCGGGTTTCTCGATCAATTGGCAGAGCAGTAA
- a CDS encoding NAD(+)/NADH kinase yields MNIQYAGVITRPDSPEVDAIGREMVDWFKCRSIRADFNRIDRHMDILIVLGGDGTLLHVADKAAEYQLPVLGINLGNLGFLTEIAADERYEALELLLVEDDVRLETRIMLSAAYVNGTTGEKSASVHALNEVVIVKKSTEAMIRLRCWADREYVTTYRADGLIIATPTGSTAYNLSAGGPVVHAELDAVVVTPICPFMLESRPILLGSDHNITAQLLAPAGEVKVIIDGGLQWTITENDYLQVRKASLPLLIVSSPWKSYFNILRNKLNWGGASVDIPLPEKACKHC; encoded by the coding sequence ATGAATATTCAGTACGCAGGGGTGATCACACGGCCGGACAGTCCGGAGGTTGATGCCATCGGTCGGGAGATGGTCGACTGGTTTAAATGTCGATCCATCCGGGCTGATTTCAACCGGATTGATCGGCACATGGATATTCTCATCGTGTTAGGTGGTGATGGGACACTGCTTCATGTGGCGGATAAGGCGGCTGAGTATCAGTTGCCGGTGTTGGGCATCAACCTCGGTAACCTTGGTTTTCTGACCGAAATCGCTGCTGACGAACGATATGAGGCACTGGAGCTGCTGCTGGTTGAAGATGACGTGCGCTTAGAAACACGAATCATGCTTTCTGCTGCCTATGTGAATGGAACCACCGGGGAAAAGAGTGCTTCTGTGCACGCCTTGAATGAGGTCGTGATTGTCAAGAAAAGCACAGAGGCCATGATTCGCCTGCGCTGCTGGGCCGACCGCGAATATGTGACCACCTATCGGGCTGACGGGTTGATCATTGCCACGCCCACCGGGTCCACTGCATACAATCTTTCTGCCGGTGGGCCGGTGGTGCACGCTGAACTTGATGCCGTTGTTGTGACCCCGATCTGCCCTTTCATGTTGGAATCCCGGCCGATACTGCTGGGTTCGGATCATAATATCACGGCTCAGCTGCTCGCACCCGCCGGAGAGGTGAAGGTTATTATTGACGGTGGACTGCAGTGGACCATCACTGAAAACGATTACCTGCAGGTGCGGAAGGCGTCGCTGCCACTGCTCATTGTCAGTTCGCCCTGGAAAAGTTACTTCAATATCCTGCGAAATAAACTCAACTGGGGCGGGGCAAGTGTTGATATTCCCCTGCCGGAAAAGGCGTGTAAACACTGCTGA
- the proC gene encoding pyrroline-5-carboxylate reductase: MSHSIPPLGCIGGGQMAEAFIRGLLTAQLLTPAQITVAEPDSSRCDYLTKTYGVQCTQDPGLLCSNSELLLVAVKPQVGIPVLEQYQPCIQQQHLVISIMAGISLASLTAALSGPVRLIRVMPNIAVLVLAGASAYCANVEATDEDRQSAAAILSSVGTCTEVEEHLLDAVTGLSGSGPGYVLTFIEAMIDGGVLAGLPRSVAEQLALQTVYGSARLALTTGEHPAVLKAQVTSPGGTTISGVQVLEQGGLRGMVMAAIKTAADRSRELGA; this comes from the coding sequence ATGTCGCATTCTATTCCTCCCCTCGGTTGTATCGGCGGTGGTCAAATGGCTGAAGCTTTTATCCGCGGCCTGTTGACTGCACAGTTGCTGACCCCTGCCCAAATAACTGTTGCTGAACCGGACAGCAGTCGATGTGATTATCTGACGAAAACGTACGGGGTGCAATGTACGCAGGATCCGGGACTGCTCTGTTCAAACAGCGAACTGTTGCTGGTGGCTGTCAAACCGCAGGTGGGCATACCTGTTCTGGAGCAGTACCAACCTTGTATACAGCAGCAGCACCTGGTCATCTCGATTATGGCCGGCATATCCTTAGCCTCCCTGACTGCTGCTTTGTCCGGACCGGTACGGCTGATCCGGGTGATGCCCAATATCGCTGTACTGGTTTTAGCCGGAGCCTCGGCATACTGTGCCAACGTCGAAGCCACGGATGAAGATCGACAGAGTGCCGCTGCCATTCTCTCGTCTGTGGGCACATGTACTGAGGTGGAGGAACATCTGCTTGACGCTGTGACCGGTTTAAGCGGCTCCGGGCCCGGGTATGTGCTGACCTTTATTGAGGCCATGATTGACGGCGGTGTTCTGGCCGGATTACCGCGCTCTGTTGCTGAACAGTTAGCTTTGCAGACGGTCTATGGGTCGGCCAGGCTGGCTTTGACGACCGGTGAACATCCGGCAGTACTGAAAGCTCAGGTAACCTCACCGGGCGGAACGACCATCAGTGGTGTGCAGGTACTGGAACAGGGTGGGTTGCGTGGGATGGTCATGGCAGCCATTAAAACGGCAGCAGATCGTTCCAGGGAGCTGGGGGCATGA